CCCCTATATTTATAAAAATTAAAAAATGAGATCCAAAGTTTATACATAAACCAAATGCACGGTACACAAACACAAAAAAGCTATAATAGGACCTCAGGTGCATCAGACTGAGTTGAAAATGTCCCAGATAGCATGTTTTCACTTCCCTAGACATATCACATAATATAGTTAAAAACCATGCATCAATAAAAAGAAAGAATAATATTTCTACAATATAAACTGAGGTTTTACCGTAGGAGATTGGGCCGCTTCAAACTCATTTATCATTCCAAGATTTGTGATAATCTTGAGGACCTTAAATGTGTCATGCTTGTAAACAAAATTCTCCTTTTCAATCTGAATCTTGAAAAGAAAAGTTTTTCCCTTCAAATCGTTGAGAATGGGGGGCAACACATCAGGATCCTGAATCTGAAAAAGTAGAAAAAAACATTTTTACCAAAGGCCATATTAACGATAATATTAAGAACAGAAAATATTGAACATCTCTACCTCATCAGTAATAGGACCAGTGAGCTCAATACATGGTTGGTGCAGCAGTTGTAGTGCCAGATTATCAAAGAGGAGAAACTTGCAGTCATTGGTATTGTCAAGAACAACCAAATGTAACTTGTACCTAACGATAAAGATAATTTTAGAATAAGTATACGGAGCTCTCGATGGTCCCAAAGATAATAGTTATAATTGCATAAAATTTTAAAACAACAAACCTTGGCAATAGTTTGGGGCTGTTAGTCTTGCATTTGGGACAATAGTAATTGCATGCAAGAACATCGTCCTCATCTCCATCATCATAGTTGTCGTTAGGCACTGTAATTACCTTCTTGGCACAGACCTTGCAACTCAGGTAGTACCAACCCATGTCAGAGTCGATACCCGCAATTGTGGCCATTACAATACACTTCTCCACCTGAGTCACATTACACAAACGTGAGACGATATGGAAACATAATAGACACAAAATCAAATTGTTTTAGAAATCAGCACCTGTCTCGATTCAAGCACCTCAGCAATAGTCTTCCTAGGTGTGTGCACAAAAAAGTCATCCTTTTCAGACACAGCATTCGCCAACGCAAGCGGCTTAGAGTCAACAATAGACAATTTCAAACCATCTTTTGGTAGCCTGCATTTAACGAAATGGTCACATATATAATCATTTGATGTACACAAAACCCCATCTGAGACGTCCTTTGAAATGGTTACATATAAAAACATTTGATATATACTTACAAACGTATGAAAGCTTGGACCTCAGCCATGTTCTCTGGGTTTACTGACACATCTGAGACGTTGTATGCATTGGAGACACTACGCTCATCTGAAAAAAAGAATATTTTACTTATTAAAACGTTACAACCATACTATATAACAATGTCACATTAGTAAGCACACAGAACCTAACAAAGTTACCTTTCCAAATTTTGATTTTGCCAAACCTCAGAACACAAATAACTGTGTTCTCAGAATGCAACTGAACTGCATCACTGATATCCTCTGCAAACTTCCCCCATAACACCAGGGGGAGACGTTCATCCCTACACACAATACCAAAAATATATAAGTATCGATATAAAGCCATAGAATAATATATAATATAAAGTTAAATTATATTTCTTCACTTACTCAGCATCACGCAGTTCCACAGAGATCTTCTGGGTGTCCTTACCATTGACAGACACAACTTCAATGTGGGACACTTCAACAACTTGGAAATTTCAGAGGAATAGAATATAGATTAGTAACTAAATAGAATTATAAAAGATTTCAAAGAATACTTTTGTTTAATATTATTATAGTACATAACATCAATTACCAACTAAGAAGTCTGGATCGAGCTTCCCATTGAGTACATCACGGTAATTAACCGGCTCCAATCCAGTCATGTTGTAAGGCAACGCCTCACATATCCTGACACGGGTTGTAGGAAGGAAAACCACCTTGTATGGATGTTTGGTTGTCCGATAAGAACCACTTGAATGGGTAACCGTAAAATTAATTAGGAGTTTCGTTTGTCCCTGCTGCAGCACATGGGCGAACTGTCCCACTTCATCCTTCTTCACGGTCCCATGAATCTTATCACCCTAGAGTTAAAAATGAGCATAGAATAGTAAGAAACCAAGATCTATACGACAATAAACATTAGTTTTTAGCAATGTAAAACCGGTATAGGGACTTACTCTAGAATCCATGAAAACCATTTCAATAGTCTCGCCCCCGGCAGCTGAATATTGCTTCCATAGCCGAATGATTTTAACCTTAACCTTCCACATTAACTTGAAAGGTTTCAACTCAGAAATGTTATTCATCGTAGACATTTTTTTTGTGTTTTGCTCTTTAGAAATGTTTATCTGATTGTAGAAATGACGTACATCCTCCTTGAGTTATATAAGAGGGAATCACAGAATTAACGTGACTTGATGCGTACTCTAAGGCAATAAATGCCATTCCGAAATAGATTGTCAATCACTTTGAAATCATAGCATAATATATTCCCTGTTTACCATAGAAGGTCACTGATTTGATATTCTCTATAAATGTGGTATAAACTTGCGGAATCATCATAATGGTTTATCATATCTACGGGATTTTGGGGGTTTTATTTACTTAATTTAGACAATACTATATATATACTAACCTAAAATAAAAAAAAGTCCACATCGTGCATAATAAACGGACGTACAAAGGTAAGTTATTAGGCTAGATACATTCAACAATAAAATTGAATAACCGGAAATAATTGAATAGTTTTTGCAATAAATAGCCATGATTTTAATTCTAACAATCTAAACCGGCTCTTCTTCATCGAATTATGAAGTAATTGTGCCACCTTAGAAATCATGTCTATTTGTTTGATAGTTTAAGTTGAAAGATCGAATTTTGAAAAACAATTGTTTTGTAAATGAAAGTAGCACATATACACATGGAAGTGGTGTCATCGAAGACCCTTACGTGAGGAGAGTTTGAAATAATAATAATTCTTGGTTGGCATGAAATTCTCTGGCTACGAACATATGTATATCTTGGTTGGCATGAAATTCACGTTTTGGTAAATGAAATATAATAAACTCTCTGGCTACGAACATATGTATTAATTTCTTGGTTGGCAACCACTTCACGTTTTGAATTGAAATTATCAAGTTAAAATAATTTTATTATAAGGTAATGTGGGAAGATAAAATATTATTAAATCTATTGTTTATGTCTTAGTGAGAAGAGAGTGACATAAGTTAGAAATTTTATTATAAGGTAATGTGGGAAGTTTAAGAGCACGATATATTTGGATGAGAATGGCATTCTTTGTAAATACTCTAGAGAAATATGGATAGTTTAATATGTTGGCTGAGAGAGAAGGTGGAACTGCCACCTAAGCGTGACATCCTTGTAAATATTTTATCTTTCCAAGGTTTCTTTTTCAAAATGTTTCTTCATTAATAAATAAGGGATGTATTCTTAGGGTTGGATTTTGGTACCTTAACATTTTTTTTGAAAAATTAAATTGTGATCTATATGAATTTAGTTTTGTGTATATTAAACACTTTTTAAGTTGTATTAAAGTTTAATGAATTATTTGTTTCTATTTAGTTAATTATTTGAGTTTAGGGTATATTTAGGGTTTAGACGACTTCCATGAAAGTTTTCTTGAAGAATTTTTGGAAGTCTTCTTGTGTTTTAATTACAAATTGTTTTATATATTGTTGATAACTTTTGGTTTTATTTAGCGAAATTATTTTTTGTTATTTCTTTTACCATTTAATACGCACTATTTTATATTTGCAGTTTTTTTTTAAATTAAAAAAGTCCCTCTTAGGTAACTAATGAACTAGGTAGTAACATGCGCTTTGCGCGGGATAAGATATCTATATTAATGTTGAAATTATATATTATGATTTTGTATAACATAAGATATACTTTAATTGTAGCTAGGTAGAATTAAAGGTATGATTGTTATCAGGGGGCGAAGCCAGAGGATTTTTACAATGGGTACAGTAATATTAAAATTTGATATACGGTGTTTGCAAGTTTGAGAAAAAGCTTTGGAATATAATATTTTTATATTTTGCCTATCACGTTTTAGTAGTTATGGACTTAGGGGTTTAACAAATAAAAATCGGAAAAACGTAGTTATAAACAAACAATAACTGGGTGAAATTAATAAAGTATAGTTCCATAATTCAGAAAATGTAGTTGCATAATAAAAGCAATTGAAAGTTATTCCACCCTCTGAAACACATAATTAGTTTAAAAAAGAAAAACCAAAATAACATAAAACTTGCATAAGATAATAAATTAAAGTTTTCAACTCTCATGAAGTCGACTCAAAATGCGCGGAATGGAATCATGAAAGTAAATATTTTTTTTAACATCAATACTATTAACATAATACTAACTAGACCTTGATCTGCGCGCTAGCGCGGATTTGAATTTTCGTTTTTTGGTTATTTATTTAACTAAATAATGTATTTGTAATATTTGATGTATTATATTCACCAAGTAAATAGTTTTTTTTGGCATCTTAAACCATCTATTTATGATGAATATTCGATATCATATACAAAATTGAATAAATAGACGTAATTAGAGAATTGTAGACGATATATAAAAACAATGGTTATTAATGAAAAATATGAAGAAATATTATATTATGACTTAGTATGGCATAAAAGATTATAAATTAGTTATACATATTTAAAGAAAATAAAATGATTTTTAAACTTCTATGAAAAATTTAACATATAAAAAAGGGCGATGAATTAGTCATCAAATTGTAAATAATTTCATAATTTTACTAATAATAAATTATTTATAGTCTTTGTTTTTCATCAAGATAATTACTAAATGTCCATAACATTAATATGTTAAAAGGCCATATTATGAAAGTCCATGTTGTAACCGTTTTTTTCCGGGAAGTGTAACAAAAAAAAAAATTACATTTAACTCTTCGTTTTGTTTAAGTTTGTGTCTATAAAAGATTANNNNNNNNNNNNNNNNNNNNNNNNNNNNNNNNNNNNNNNNNNNNNNNNNNNNNNNNNNNNNNNNNNNNNNNNNNNNNNNNNNNNNNNNNNNNNNNNNNNNNNNNNNNNNNNNNNNNNNTGCAAGCAAATCAATTACCGAAGTAATAGATCAATTGGTTGGAATCAAATCTATTCTTATAATTAGTGTAATTATGGTTACAGTTTCTATATTTAATAGGTACATTAAAGATACGACATTGAAGCTATTATGTTTTGATTAATAGAAGATATTGGATTTTGAGTTTGTATTTATTGATGTGTTTTTTTATAAAGCTTAGATAATCAATGGGATGATTGGTTGGTTGATACATCCTATAAAGAAAACAAAAACTATAGGTGGTTTGAATATTGTACATCGATCGATGCATGATGTAAGTTGACTATATAAAACTTGAAGATAATCATTTCAAACTAAAGTATAGGTAGGTTATATGNNNNNNNNNNNNNNNNNNNNNNNNNNNNNNNNNNNNNNNNNNNNNNNNNNNNNNNNNNNNNNNNNNNNNATTTAATGACATTAAGTTTAAATTTGATTAAGGAAAACTCATTAATTTAATTGGAAAAGACAAGCATTAAAATAGGTAGTTTAATTTAATTCTCAATGGCATGAAAGTGTAAATAAGTTAGAAAACTTAGAGATATTTTTTAATGGGTACTTCTCTTTTAATAATAGAGATTATGTTCACTACTGCTATAATAATATTTTGAAATCATAATAAACTCACATTGATTTGTAGTACTTTATTTCAGAAATTTGAGAATCAAATAAAATATCCGAACGGTCTTCAACTGTTGTTAGATGCCTGAAGCGACCTATAAAACGCAAAGAGCGATCTGTGGAAGAATTAAATAAAATTATAAATTATTTTAAGATGAAATAATGAATTTACAGTTTACAAATTTTAAGTTACTTCTCAAATTTTGTAAACTGTAAATTCATTATTTCATCTTAAAATAATTTATAATTTTATTTAATTCTTCCACAGATCGCTCCAACAATTACACATTAGCATTTTGATTTTAATATTCTGTCTTCTTCTATATATGGGAGTCAATGATCATTGATCAACAATACACTTCTCTTTTTTTTTCCTTTTCTTAACCATATCGTGCAATAATTAAAAATAGATTTGATTATTAGCCCCTTTGATCAAACCGAACGATCTTTCAATCTAACTGAACCGGGAAAATCAAAGGCTGGTCCGAGAAGAACGCCTTCAAGTTAGCTAAAGCAAGCTGCGCAATATTGTCCAAAGACCCTGGCGTGACCATAGCAGCATGTGGAGACAAGACAACATTGTCCAAACCAAACAACTCCTCAGGAACTCCCAGTTCTTTCTCAAACACATCTAAACCAGCACCACCAATCACACCATCCACCAGACACTTAACCATCTCCATCTCATCAATCAGCCCTCCTCGTCCCACATTGATTATAATCCCCTTCTTCCCAAGAGCCTCCATCACTTCTCTATTCACAATGTGGTGCGTCTGATCATTCAGAGCGCATGAGAGAACGTTGACATCGTTGTTTGCTGCTAAGGAGAGAAGGTCCGGGTAGTACCGGTATGGGATCCTATGTTTCTGACTCGTCGAGTTGTAAGAGATGATGCAGCCAAAGGGTTTGAGTCTTTTAGCGATAAGGGACCCGATACTTTTCATAAGTGTTCGACGCAGTGGCGGAGCCACATTGTATGAGAGGGGGGCATTTGCCCCCAACAACTTTTTAAAATTCCATGTAAATTACTGAATAAATTTAATATGCCCCCATTGTTTTGATCAAATATACGTTTGATCCATTGACTAATTTTACTCGTGCCCCCAACAAAAAAATTATCTGCCTCCGCCCCTAGTTCGACGTAAACCTTCAGCTTCATGTCCGTAAACTTTGTATGTAATTTTTTTAAGGAAAATTTTTGTTTGCATTAAATTTAAACTTTTGGTGAAAAACATACTTTACGTGACACCTAAGCGTTTTGCTAAATAAAAGCTTCTCATGAAGTCACGTCGTCACCCACATCCCTTGTATGCTAAAGCACAAGTCACGTGACCAACAAAATTTTGACACATGGCATATGGTTATCAAATTTAAAGAAAAAAATTCAAATGTAAAAAACAACTTAACTGCAAAATAAAAATTAGTAACGTTTAGAAACTGATTTTTGTATATAAATCAAATTTAGATATAACAAAAGCCTAATGTTTGTCACACTACTTATTATGATATTATGACACTCACTCTCTCTCTCTG
This sequence is a window from Brassica oleracea var. oleracea cultivar TO1000 chromosome C1, BOL, whole genome shotgun sequence. Protein-coding genes within it:
- the LOC106335685 gene encoding replication protein A 70 kDa DNA-binding subunit C-like produces the protein MSTMNNISELKPFKLMWKVKVKIIRLWKQYSAAGGETIEMVFMDSRGDKIHGTVKKDEVGQFAHVLQQGQTKLLINFTVTHSSGSYRTTKHPYKVVFLPTTRVRICEALPYNMTGLEPVNYRDVLNGKLDPDFLVVVEVSHIEVVSVNGKDTQKISVELRDAEDERLPLVLWGKFAEDISDAVQLHSENTVICVLRFGKIKIWKDERSVSNAYNVSDVSVNPENMAEVQAFIRLLPKDGLKLSIVDSKPLALANAVSEKDDFFVHTPRKTIAEVLESRQVEKCIVMATIAGIDSDMGWYYLSCKVCAKKVITVPNDNYDDGDEDDVLACNYYCPKCKTNSPKLLPRYKLHLVVLDNTNDCKFLLFDNLALQLLHQPCIELTGPITDEIQDPDVLPPILNDLKGKTFLFKIQIEKENFVYKHDTFKVLKIITNLGMINEFEAAQSPTGSENMLSGTFSTQSDAPEGSLMIQGGSSGSTDLTPAKRTRTPIINLEEAFDQNSVTKMACTIKVKKEKFEKSG
- the LOC106335695 gene encoding glyoxylate/hydroxypyruvate reductase HPR3-like, with translation MKSIGSLIAKRLKPFGCIISYNSTSQKHRIPYRYYPDLLSLAANNDVNVLSCALNDQTHHIVNREVMEALGKKGIIINVGRGGLIDEMEMVKCLVDGVIGGAGLDVFEKELGVPEELFGLDNVVLSPHAAMVTPGSLDNIAQLALANLKAFFSDQPLIFPVQLD